In Eucalyptus grandis isolate ANBG69807.140 chromosome 4, ASM1654582v1, whole genome shotgun sequence, the following proteins share a genomic window:
- the LOC104441671 gene encoding DCD domain-containing protein NRP-B: protein MESSNNQQAFWQFSDQLRGHTSNLANLSLNDSIWSTNYASKRDDRKNFDPVNSLTGPTPKLPQLNEPWKIGSGSAPVVPGNDFSPVAPSAADGWSKIGNANGGGGGSGDFNGFNYGWKMGNPSGGNDFNAFNYGWKVNAGKDFNGFDDGWKMGGYNLGFNEGFNKGIYAKSLNLPNNNVVNLKGGKNKNEDFYGGKAAKKNGGGNKKMNGGDGYNNNGGDEKEARSAVDKRFKTLPPSESLPKYETVGGYIFVCNNDTMQENLRRQLFGLPPRYRDSVRQITPGLPIFLYNYSTHQLHGIFEAASFGGSNLDPTAWEDKKCPGESRFPAQVRVITRKICEPLEEDSFRPILHHYDGPKFRLELNVPEALSLLDIFADQDLNLTGLISFDDNE, encoded by the exons atgGAGAGCAGCAACAACCAGCAGGCCTTCTGGCAGTTCAGCGACCAGCTCCGCGGCCACACCTCCAACCTCGCTAACCTCTCCCTCAACGACTCCATCTGGAGCACCAACTACGCCTCCAAGCGCGACGACCGCAAGAACTTCGACCCGGTCAACTCGTTGACCGGCCCGACCCCCAAGCTCCCCCAGCTGAACGAGCCCTGGAAGATCGGATCTGGGTCCGCCCCGGTTGTCCCCGGGAACGACTTCAGCCCCGTCGCCCCCTCCGCCGCCGACGGATGGAGCAAGATCGGGAACgccaacggcggcggcggcggcagcggcgactTTAATGGGTTCAACTACGGGTGGAAGATGGGGAACCCGAGCGGGGGGAACGACTTCAACGCCTTCAACTACGGGTGGAAGGTGAACGCCGGGAAGGACTTCAACGGCTTCGACGACGGTTGGAAGATGGGGGGATACAACTTGGGGTTCAACGAAGGGTTCAACAAGGGGATTTACGCCAAGTCTCTGAATTTGCCGAACAACAACGTTGTTAATCTGAAGGGAGGGAAGAACAAGAACGAGGATTTCTATGGGGGCAAGGCCGCGAAGAAGAACGGGGGTGGGAACAAGAAGATGAACGGCGGCGATGGCTACAACAACAACGGCGGCGACGAGAAGGAGGCCAGGAGTGCCGTCGACAAGAGGTTCAAGACGCTCCCGCCGTCTGAGTCTCTGCCCAAGTATGAGACTGTTGGTGGATACATCTTCGTCTGCAACAACGACACCATGCAGGAAAATCTGAGGAGACAGCTTTTCG GTCTTCCTCCACGTTATCGTGATTCAGTCAGGCAGATTACCCCGGGATTGCCCATTTTCCTCTACAACTACTCAACCCACCAGCTCCATGGGATCTTTGAG GCTGCAAGTTTTGGAGGCAGTAACTTAGACCCAACAGCCTGGGAGGACAAAAAATGCCCTGGCGAATCACGCTTCCCTGCACAG GTTAGAGTTATAACTAGAAAAATCTGTGAGCCACTTGAGGAGGACTCATTCCGACCCATTCTTCACCATTACGATGGACCCAAATTCCGACTTGAACTGAATGTGCCTGAG gCACTCTCTCTCTTGGATATATTTGCAGATCAGGATTTGAACCTTACTGGCTTGATATCATTCGACGACAACGAATGA
- the LOC120292701 gene encoding actin cytoskeleton-regulatory complex protein pan1 isoform X1, which produces MATTLFAAPPCHRRPLSRRHCFSGGAPRLDSWGPSSRVRRAPSKLNFSASSSTPTSSSVVEDGLPPPPPPPPPPSDPAPLRPASAVEGGDVAPPRGCKACGREELERGCNGEGRIQGGIATVPGFGWWPIKAYRPCPGFVASGGRYRRQGQSMDEVAFGRGGSASGDESDSSKKGRDRRKFNR; this is translated from the exons atggcgACGACGCTTTTCGCAGCTCCGCCGTGTCACCGCCGCCCTCTCTCCCGCCGCCATTGCTTCAGCGGCGGAGCTCCGCGGTTGGATTCGTGGGGGCCGTCGAGTCGCGTCCGTCGTGCTCCTAGCAAGCTCAATTTCTCCGCCTCTTCTTCTACTCCGACTTCTTCCTCCGTCGTGGAAGATGGcctccctcctccgccgccgccgccgccgccgccgtctgaCCCCGCTCCTCTCCGGCCGGCCTCCGCCGTCGAAGGCGGTGACGTCGCTCCTCCGAG GGGTTGCAAGGCCTGTGGGAGAGAGGAACTAGAGAGGGGATGCAATGGAGAGGGGAGGATACAAGGTGGCATTGCGACAGTCCCAGGCTTTGGTTGGTGGCCAATAAAGGCTTACAGGCCTTGTCCTGGGTTTGTAGCATCTGGCGGTCGATATCGCCGGCAGGGGCAAAGCATGGatgaggttgcttttggaagaGGCGGTTCTGCATCTGGTGATGAATCTGACTCAAG CAAGAAAGGGCGAGATCGGAGGAAATTCAATAGATGA
- the LOC104441672 gene encoding 3-oxoacyl-[acyl-carrier-protein] synthase I, chloroplastic produces MAGIAGTCSAGLLFKGREAGASGAASLVQYNGLRPVENVHVAPPRSNHAGVVSASARRCGKIKAMASPTVSAPKREKDPKKRVVITGMGLVSVFGNDVDNFYSKLLEGESGISLIDRFDASSFSVRFAGQIRNFSSDGYIVGKNDRRLDDCWRYCIVAGKRALEDANLGSMVLDTMDKTRIGVLVGTGMGGISVFSNGVEALVQKGYKKITPFFIPYSITNMGSALLAIDTGLMGPNYSISTACATANYCFYAAANHIRRGEADIMVVGGTEAAVMPTGVGGFIACRALSQRNEDPKRASRPWDKDRDGFVMGEGAGVLIMESLEHALKRGANIIAEYLGGAVTCDAHHMTDPRSDGLGVSSCISKSLEDASVSPEEVNYINAHATSTLAGDLAEVNAIKKVFKDTSEIKMNGTKSMIGHGLGAAGGLEAIATIKAITTGWLHPTINQDNIEPDVTIDTVPNVKKQHEVNVAISNSFGFGGHNSVVVFAPYTP; encoded by the exons atggcaggAATTGCAGGGACTTGCTCTGCTGGTCTGCTGTTTAAGGGCAGAGAGGCAGGGGCCAGTGGGGCTGCGTCTCTGGTGCAGTACAATGGGCTTAGGCCAGTGGAGAATGTGCATGTGGCTCCTCCTAGGAGCAATCATGCTGGGGTTGTTTCTGCTTCAG CTCGCAGGTGTGGAAAGATCAAGGCCATGGCCTCTCCGACCGTATCAGCTCCCAAGCGAGAAAAGGATCCCAAGAAGCGCGTTGTCATAACAGGAATGGGTCTCGTCTCAGTTTTCGGCAACGACGTTGATAACTTCTACAGTAAGCTCCTCGAAGGAGAGAGTGGGATCAGCTTGATTGACCGATTTGATGCCTCGAGCTTCTCTGTGAGATTCGCAGGCCAAATACGTAATTTCTCCTCCGATGGCTACATCGTTGGTAAGAATGACCGCCGCCTTGATGACTGCTGGAGGTACTGCATAGTTGCTGGAAAGAGAGCCCTTGAAGATGCTAACCTTGGATCCATGGTCCTCGACACT ATGGACAAAACAAGAATCGGGGTTCTGGTGGGTACGGGAATGGGAGGGATAAGCGTGTTCAGCAACGGAGTGGAAGCGCTCGTCCAGAAGGGATACAAGAAGATCACCCCGTTTTTCATCCCTTATTCCATCACCAACATGGGCTCCGCCCTTTTGGCTATCGATACCGGCCTCATGGGGCCGAACTACTCCATCTCAACCGCTTGCGCAACTGCAAACTACTGCTTTTATGCGGCAGCGAACCACATCAGAAGAGGTGAAGCAGACATCATGGTGGTCGGAGGGACAGAAGCTGCGGTCATGCCCACCGGTGTTGGGGGGTTCATAGCCTGCAGGGCTTTATCTCAAAGAAATGAGGATCCCAAGAGAGCTTCGAGGCCTTGGGACAAGGATCGCGATGGTTTTGTCATGGGGGAAGGTGCTGGTGTGCTG ATCATGGAGAGCTTGGAGCATGCGTTGAAACGAGGAGCCAATATTATTGCAGAGTATTTGGGCGGCGCTGTAACTTGTGACGCTCATCACATGACTGATCCACGTTCAGATGGACTTGGTGTTTCCTCCTGCATCAGCAAGAGCTTGGAAGATGCCAGTGTCTCCCCTGAGGAG GTGAATTATATAAATGCTCATGCCACATCAACCTTAGCCGGTGATTTGGCTGAGGTTAATGCCATTAAGAAGGTCTTTAAGGACACATCTGAGATCAAGATGAATGGAACTAAG TCGATGATTGGCCACGGTCTTGGAGCTGCTGGTGGACTAGAGGCCATAGCAACCATAAAAGCAATCACCACTGGTTGGTTGCATCCAACGATCAACCAAGAT AACATCGAACCTGATGTCACCATCGACACTGTCCCAAATGTGAAGAAACAGCATGAAGTCAATGTCG CTATATCAAACTCATTCGGCTTTGGCGGGCACAACTCCGTGGTGGTTTTCGCTCCATACACACCTTAA
- the LOC104441670 gene encoding glutaredoxin domain-containing cysteine-rich protein CG12206, producing the protein MGCASSKRIDAKVDVYRPPPSSFAVFDINSIDEPWHLVDEKDGAPAPDHHAPDGKPSHVPDPILQKLHTLESNETPHSWVEVSKALEDLKTAAAAAPPLPPPKPSPPSAKGGGGEAAQRAAPPRKSISFHTLEELDAKLSAKPAEPQPPLRKTESMRREPRKKTEPPVAAEPRVAETAAGFKSVKNNIFVVRDRMEREKEGKMAAYERILGKRDPLSEFPEKCPPRGEDSLVIYTTSLRGVRRTYEDCARARSILEVHRAVFDERDVALHGEFLSELRQIFGGEEGGTPAPAPMPVPVPRVFLKGRYLGGVEELVALNESGRFGKLLAFAGVERGAGRLACEGCGGGRFVPCLDCGGSCKVVVEGRKERCGSCNENGLVHCPVCL; encoded by the coding sequence ATGGGCTGCGCCTCCTCCAAGCGGATCGACGCCAAGGTCGACGTCTACCGCCCTCCTCCCTCCAGCTTCGCCGTCTTCGACATCAACTCCATCGACGAGCCATGGCACCTCGTCGACGAGAAGGACGGCGCTCCTGCTCCGGACCACCACGCCCCTGACGGCAAGCCCTCGCACGTTCCCGACCCGATTCTCCAGAAGCTCCACACGCTCGAGTCGAACGAGACCCCCCACTCCTGGGTCGAGGTCAGTAAGGCCCTCGAGGACCTCaagaccgccgccgccgccgcgccacCATTGCCCCCGCCGAAGCCGTCGCCGCCTTCGGCGAAAGGCGGCGGGGGAGAGGCTGCGCAGAGGGCCGCACCGCCGCGGAAGAGCATCTCGTTCCACACGCTCGAGGAGCTCGACGCGAAGCTGTCCGCGAAGCCTGCGGAGCCGCAGCCGCCGCTGCGCAAGACCGAGTCGATGCGGAGGgagccgaggaagaagactgaGCCGCCGGTCGCGGCAGAGCCGAGGGTGGCGGAGACGGCGGCGGGATTCAAGTCAGTGAAGAACAACATCTTCGTCGTGAGGGACAGGATGGAGCGAGAGAAGGAGGGCAAGATGGCCGCATACGAGCGCATACTGGGCAAGCGGGACCCGCTGAGCGAGTTCCCGGAGAAGTGCCCGCCGCGCGGCGAAGACTCGCTGGTCATCTACACGACGTCCCTGCGCGGCGTCCGCCGCACCTACGAGGACTGCGCGCGCGCGAGGTCGATACTGGAGGTCCATCGCGCGGTGTTCGACGAGCGCGACGTGGCGCTGCACGGCGAGTTCCTCAGCGAGCTGCGGCAGATCTTCGGGGGCGAGGAGGGTGGcacgccggcgccggcgccgatGCCGGTGCCGGTGCCGAGAGTGTTCCTCAAGGGCCGGTACCTGGGCGGCGTGGAGGAGCTGGTGGCGCTGAACGAGTCGGGCCGGTTCGGGAAGCTGCTGGCCTTCGCAGGGGTGGAGCGGGGGGCCGGGAGGCTGGCGTGCGAGGGGTGCGGCGGGGGCCGGTTCGTGCCGTGCTTGGATTGCGGGGGGAGTTGCAAGGTGGTGGTGGAGGGCAGGAAGGAGAGGTGCGGCAGCTGCAACGAGAACGGGCTCGTGCACTGTCCCGTCTGTCTCTAG
- the LOC120292701 gene encoding actin cytoskeleton-regulatory complex protein pan1 isoform X2, with product MATTLFAAPPCHRRPLSRRHCFSGGAPRLDSWGPSSRVRRAPSKLNFSASSSTPTSSSVVEDGLPPPPPPPPPPSDPAPLRPASAVEGGDVAPPRGCKACGREELERGCNGEGRIQGGIATVPGFGWWPIKAYRPCPGFVASGGRYRRQGQSMDEVAFGRGGSASGDESDSSS from the exons atggcgACGACGCTTTTCGCAGCTCCGCCGTGTCACCGCCGCCCTCTCTCCCGCCGCCATTGCTTCAGCGGCGGAGCTCCGCGGTTGGATTCGTGGGGGCCGTCGAGTCGCGTCCGTCGTGCTCCTAGCAAGCTCAATTTCTCCGCCTCTTCTTCTACTCCGACTTCTTCCTCCGTCGTGGAAGATGGcctccctcctccgccgccgccgccgccgccgccgtctgaCCCCGCTCCTCTCCGGCCGGCCTCCGCCGTCGAAGGCGGTGACGTCGCTCCTCCGAG GGGTTGCAAGGCCTGTGGGAGAGAGGAACTAGAGAGGGGATGCAATGGAGAGGGGAGGATACAAGGTGGCATTGCGACAGTCCCAGGCTTTGGTTGGTGGCCAATAAAGGCTTACAGGCCTTGTCCTGGGTTTGTAGCATCTGGCGGTCGATATCGCCGGCAGGGGCAAAGCATGGatgaggttgcttttggaagaGGCGGTTCTGCATCTGGTGATGAATCTGACTCAAG TTCTTGA
- the LOC120292701 gene encoding actin cytoskeleton-regulatory complex protein pan1 isoform X3, whose amino-acid sequence MATTLFAAPPCHRRPLSRRHCFSGGAPRLDSWGPSSRVRRAPSKLNFSASSSTPTSSSVVEDGLPPPPPPPPPPSDPAPLRPASAVEGGDVAPPRGCKACGREELERGCNGEGRIQGGIATVPGFGWWPIKAYRPCPGFVASGGRYRRQGQSMDEVAFGRGGSASGDESDSR is encoded by the exons atggcgACGACGCTTTTCGCAGCTCCGCCGTGTCACCGCCGCCCTCTCTCCCGCCGCCATTGCTTCAGCGGCGGAGCTCCGCGGTTGGATTCGTGGGGGCCGTCGAGTCGCGTCCGTCGTGCTCCTAGCAAGCTCAATTTCTCCGCCTCTTCTTCTACTCCGACTTCTTCCTCCGTCGTGGAAGATGGcctccctcctccgccgccgccgccgccgccgccgtctgaCCCCGCTCCTCTCCGGCCGGCCTCCGCCGTCGAAGGCGGTGACGTCGCTCCTCCGAG GGGTTGCAAGGCCTGTGGGAGAGAGGAACTAGAGAGGGGATGCAATGGAGAGGGGAGGATACAAGGTGGCATTGCGACAGTCCCAGGCTTTGGTTGGTGGCCAATAAAGGCTTACAGGCCTTGTCCTGGGTTTGTAGCATCTGGCGGTCGATATCGCCGGCAGGGGCAAAGCATGGatgaggttgcttttggaagaGGCGGTTCTGCATCTGGTGATGAATCTGACTCAAGGTAA